Part of the Leucobacter insecticola genome is shown below.
CCGGCTGCAGACGCAGCGCCTCGGTGACCGCCTCCTCGCCGTCCGCGCAACTCGCAATGATCTCGATGTCACCCTCGAGTGTCAAGAGCGCTGCGAGGGCGGAGCGGATCATGCCCTCATCGTCCGCGAGCAGTACCCGGATCTTGGTGGTCTCCTGCGCCGAGCTGCGATCCGTCGTGCGTTGATTCATCGAGCGTCCCCCGGGAGCACAACTGACACGGTGAAATCTTGCTTGCCGCGATCCACCTCGACCGAGCCTCCTGCCTCTTCAACGCGCCGCGCGATGCCGCGAAGCCCGGATCCTGCCGCTGATCCTGCTGCTGCCAGTGAAGCATCCCCAGCATCGTTGCTGATCGAATACCGCCACTCACCCCCAGCGTTGTTGAGACTCAGCCTCGCCCACGCGCCTCCGCCGTGACGAAGTACGTTGGTAGTGGTCTCGCGGATCACCGGGCCAAGCACGCCCGCGGGGGCGCCCTCGCAGTCGCCTACCACCGTCAATTTGACCTTCGCCCCCGCAGCTCTGAGCAGATCGGCCGCGTTCGCGATCTCGTCGCCGAGCGGCACCGACTGAAACTGGTGGGCGAGATCCCGAGTGCCCTGCTGCGCCGCCGTGACGCTCAAGCGCGCGGCCCGCAGTTGTTCAAGCGCGGCCTCAATATCGGTGGCGGCGAGGCGCTCCGTGAGCTCCAACTGCAGTGCGAGCACCTGCAGGTGGTGCCCCTGCAGATCGTGTACGTCGCCTGCGACCCTGAGGCGCTCCTGAGTCGCCGCCAATCTGGCCTCGGCCGCGCGAGCCCGGTCAAGATCAAGTACCACATCCCACCACCACAGCGATATCGCCGTGACCGTGGGGAGCAGAATCGCGAACGCGCTCCACAGCAGCCACTGCTGCATCGGCACCTGCTCGGATCCCGGCCATGATGTCGGCCCGGCCCCGATCTTGGCATCGACGACGGCCAGCACAGTGAGGATCGCCGTGAGCACCAAAACGACCCTGAGTCGGACCCCGAGGGCCAATCAAGGAGCGCGAGTGACTGGGCAAGCGGGGCGAGAGCCACCAGCCCCGAACCGGTCACCGATCCGGCGAGGAGGCCGAAGCCCGCAGCCATCGCGAGCGGTGCGATGAGTCCGGTCCAGCGAGTGCCTGAGACGCTGTCGCCCCTGCGGCGGTAGCGCGTCAGAAGGGGAAAGGTCGCGCCGAGCCAGACGAGGCCCCCGAGGAACACGACGAGGATCGGCAGTTCCGGCCCTGTGCCTGTGCCCGCGTTGCCGCCAAGCAGAACAGCGGTCCAGCTGATGATGAGCATGAGTTCGAACACGACGATCGCGCTCGCCGTGTACCACCAGGTCGCCGAGATGTTCTTCGTCAGACGCAGACTTGACGTGGGGGAGTGCGTCTCATCATGCGCGAGGGCCGCCGTCATGTTGCTCCTCTCTCGTTCGCGTGCTCGTTTTGGTTTTCGCCGTGCCCCTACAACCCTAGACGCATGACAAATGTCACTGCTCGCGTGTGCGAAATGCCCGCAAAGAGGTGACGGCCACTCACTTACGCCAGGGGTGCGCAGGCGATGAACTATAGATGTGCCAAACGGCAGCAATCACCATCACAGCAGTCACCATAACAACAAGGAGCAACACTATGACCCTTATCGATACCTTCCAGGATCTGCTCGGCCAGGTGCACGAACTGGTGCAGCCGCTCATCATAGGCGCGGCCGGCGCCGTGCCCTACGTCGAGGGACACGGAGGGGCGATTATCGGGCTGGCCGGGGGCATGAACGCGGTGGTTGCCACGGCCGCAGCGATCGTCGGCAACTTCATTTGCGTCGCCGTGCTCGTCATGCTGGGTTCGCGTGCGCGCGCCGCGGTGCTCGCTCGCGAGGGTGCGCGCGGTGATCTTGAGGTTCCCCGCAAGACACCATCGGCGCGTCGCCAAAAGTTTCAGCGCGCGTTCGAGCGCTACGGCGTGCCGGGCGTGAGCCTGCTGGGCCCGCTGCTGCTGCCGACGCAGGTCACCGCCACCATGCTGGCGGCATCAGGGGTTACTCGCTCCCGGATCCTGATCTGGCAGGCAGTCGCGATTGTTGGCTGGACCGTCATCACCGCAGCAGTCTTCAGCGGGATCCTGACCGCGGTCAGCTAACCGCCAGGGCCCACACCCGGGGCGTTACGACCCCGGGGTCACGACCGGGAAGGTGCCGGTCGGGGCCTCGCCCTCGTCGTACACCGTCGAGGGTGAGCCGATCAGCTTCGGATCAGGGGTGCCAACAACCGACTCGTCCTTGTCCGGGTAGTCGAAGCGCGAGAGCACCCAGCGCATCGCCTCCAGGCGCGCACGCTTCTTGTCGTTCGACTTGACGACGGTCCAGGGAGCGTGAGGGGTGTCCGTGTAGAAGAACATCGCCTCCTTCGCAGCCGTGTAGTCATCCCACTTGTCAAAACTTGCGAGGTCGGTCGGGGAGAGCTTCCACTGCTTGACGCGATCCTGCGATCGCGAAACGAAGCGCTCGCGCTGCTCCGCCTTGCCGACCGAGAACCAGAACTTGATGAGGTGGATGCCCGAGTTCACGAGCATGCGCTCGAACTCGGGAGCGGAACGCGTGAACTCCAGGTACTGCTGCGGCGTGCAATAGCCCATGACGCGCTCGACACCAGCGCGGTTGTACCAGGAACGGTCGAACAGCACGAGTTCGCCCGCCGCAGGCAGGTGCTGCACATAACGCTGGAAGAACCACTGCGTCTGTTCACGCTCCGTCGGAATCTCGAGCGCCACGACCCGCGCGCCACGAGGATTCATGTGCTCGGTGAACCGCTTGATCGCGCCACCCTTGCCCGCGGCGTCGCGGCCCTCAAACAGGATCACGATCCGCTCGCCCGACTCCTTCACCCACGCCTGCAACTTCAGCAGCTCGATCTGCAGCTTACGCTTCTGCTTCTCGTAGGACTTCCGTGAGATCTTCTCGGAATACGGGTATCCCTGGCGCCACGCGGCGTCGGGGCCGTTGTTGTCGTCGGGAGCGTCTTCGCGGAGGAGTTCACTGATCTCATCGATTTCGGGGGTGACGTCCACCTGACCCGGCTCTGCGAGTTCAAATTCTGGGGTGTTCGATGTCGGGGTGGGATCGTTGGTCATACGCGGCATCCTTCGCTGGGTGAATAGGCGGCAGTTTTCGGCGCGCGCCATTCTTCCTATTCTACGGATTTACATAGAGAAGCAGCGATTCGACTGGGCCAACCCTCCAAATCTGGGGGGGCGCTTGTCGCCCGGGATCCCGCTATCGCACCAGCCGCGCAATCGCTGCCGAAGCCTCCTGCAGTTTCGCGGCCGCAACCTCGCCGCCCTCTTCCGCCGCCGTCGCGACGCAGTGACTCAGGTGGTCGTCAAGCAGGACGAGCGCGACGCGTTCAAGCGCTTTCGTCGCCGCGGAAACCTGCGTCAAAATGTCGAGGCAGTATTGATCCTCCTCGACCATGCGATGCACGCCTCGAACCTGTCCCTCCGCCCGGCGCAGACGCTTCAGGAGGTCTTCTTTGTGCCCGACATAGCCGTGACCCTCGTGTGCCGTGACCGAGTCGCTTGTCTCACTCATGTCAGCACCATACACGCAGACGCGCGCTTTACAGCTGAATGGCTCCGATGACTTCACCGTACGGAGTCTCGCCGATCGGAACAAAGCCGATGTGGAGGAAGAACTCTTCCGGTCCATCTTCGCCGCGCTCCCACAGCACCGTGAGGCGATCCACCCCGCGGGCCCGGGCCTCTTCAATCAGCGCGTTCACCGCGAAGGTGCCGACACCCATGCCCTGCGCGTCGGCATCGACGTTTATGCGCCACAGTGCCGCACGGAATTCCTCCTGCGGAGCATCGGGGTCAAAGTTGCCGTGAATGAAGCCGACGACACGATCGTTTTCGAGCACCACGCGCTGCCAGGCGGTGTGCGCTGGGGTGACCGCCGCGGCGGCCGCGTAGGAGACCGGCGTGACGAACTGTTCCTGACCGGGCTTTAGGCCGAGCTTATTGACGGCGACGATGGTCGCGGCGGAGAGTTCTTCAAGTCGGAGAGTGCTCATGCTTCCAGGCTAACGTGTCTTCGGCGATGCGCAAGCTCTGCGAGGGGGAGGCTAGCCGCGGTAGGAGAGGGCGGCCCCCACCGCGGCGGCGGGGGAATTGGCCGGCAGGGGGAGGATCCTGGCGCTCATGTTGAGGTTTGCAAGGAACGGAGATGCCGCCGCCCACGCATCGAGGGTGTCGCGGATCCCGTCGAGAAGCGGGGCGCCCAGCATGCGTAGGCCCCCACCGATTACCACGGTGTGCGGGTCAAGCGTCAGCACCAGCAGCCGCACCGCCGTTGCTGCGCCCGTGACGAGCGCTTCGAAGGCGTCTTCCGCTCCAGGATCGCCCGCCGCAAGCTCGGACATGAGGAGCCGGCCGTTCGCATCCGCGCGCCAAAACGACCTCAGCGCGGATCCGCTCGCCACCGTTTCGAGACAGCCGCGCTGACCGCACGGGCATGCCCGACCCCGCGGATCGATCGCGAGGTGGCCGATTTCTCCGGTGACGCCGTGTGCACCGCGCATGGGCTGACCGTCGATGACGAAGCCAGCCGCGATCCCCGTGCCCAGATTAAGGTAGGCGACTGAGCCATCAAGCTGCATCAGCTGTGCCGCGCCGATTGCGGCGGCGGTGACGTCGTTGTCGAGGGAAACTGGGATCCCGATCCGTCCCTGCACAGCACTCGCGAGAGCGAGCTCGTCGACGCCGATGTTGTAGGCATGGCGCACGATCCCGCGCTCGTGATCGACCTGGCCGGGGATCCCGATCCCGAGCGACACGAAATCGCTGAGGCTGCGGCCACTCCGTTCGGAGAGGATCGCGACGGCACGTTCGACGGTGTCAAGCACGGCCTCGATGCCGGGCTCCGTGTCGAGTTGGACTTCGGCCTCGATGCTGCCGCGGTCATTGAGCATCAAGGCCTCAGTAGAGGTGCCGCCGATGTCGATGCCGATGCGGGCGCAGGGTTCTGGTGTCATGGGTGTGCTTCCTCCTGACTCCAGCGTAGCTGTGCGTGCCGCCACCGGAGTTGAATCCGGGGAAGAACCGCGGCCAGAGGCGCTGCATTATCTTGACGTCAAGATAAAGTCCGATTCTCGGGTAGGATGGAACGCGGCTTAATACATCACAGACAATGGGAGACGCGTTGGCGAAGATCAAGGTTGAAGGTACGGTCGTCGAGCTCGACGGCGACGAGATGACTCGCATTATCTGGCAGTTCATTAAGGACCGCCTGATCCACCCCTATCTCGATCTCACGCTCGAGTACTACGATCTCGGCATCGAGTACCGCGATGAGACCAACGACCAGGTCACCATCGATGCGGCGCACGCGATCCAGAAGCACGGCGTTGGCGTCAAGTGCGCGACGATCACGCCC
Proteins encoded:
- a CDS encoding sensor histidine kinase gives rise to the protein MLTAILTVLAVVDAKIGAGPTSWPGSEQVPMQQWLLWSAFAILLPTVTAISLWWWDVVLDLDRARAAEARLAATQERLRVAGDVHDLQGHHLQVLALQLELTERLAATDIEAALEQLRAARLSVTAAQQGTRDLAHQFQSVPLGDEIANAADLLRAAGAKVKLTVVGDCEGAPAGVLGPVIRETTTNVLRHGGGAWARLSLNNAGGEWRYSISNDAGDASLAAAGSAAGSGLRGIARRVEEAGGSVEVDRGKQDFTVSVVLPGDAR
- a CDS encoding metal-sensitive transcriptional regulator: MSETSDSVTAHEGHGYVGHKEDLLKRLRRAEGQVRGVHRMVEEDQYCLDILTQVSAATKALERVALVLLDDHLSHCVATAAEEGGEVAAAKLQEASAAIARLVR
- the ppk2 gene encoding polyphosphate kinase 2; the protein is MTNDPTPTSNTPEFELAEPGQVDVTPEIDEISELLREDAPDDNNGPDAAWRQGYPYSEKISRKSYEKQKRKLQIELLKLQAWVKESGERIVILFEGRDAAGKGGAIKRFTEHMNPRGARVVALEIPTEREQTQWFFQRYVQHLPAAGELVLFDRSWYNRAGVERVMGYCTPQQYLEFTRSAPEFERMLVNSGIHLIKFWFSVGKAEQRERFVSRSQDRVKQWKLSPTDLASFDKWDDYTAAKEAMFFYTDTPHAPWTVVKSNDKKRARLEAMRWVLSRFDYPDKDESVVGTPDPKLIGSPSTVYDEGEAPTGTFPVVTPGS
- a CDS encoding GNAT family N-acetyltransferase: MSTLRLEELSAATIVAVNKLGLKPGQEQFVTPVSYAAAAAVTPAHTAWQRVVLENDRVVGFIHGNFDPDAPQEEFRAALWRINVDADAQGMGVGTFAVNALIEEARARGVDRLTVLWERGEDGPEEFFLHIGFVPIGETPYGEVIGAIQL
- a CDS encoding ROK family protein; translated protein: MTPEPCARIGIDIGGTSTEALMLNDRGSIEAEVQLDTEPGIEAVLDTVERAVAILSERSGRSLSDFVSLGIGIPGQVDHERGIVRHAYNIGVDELALASAVQGRIGIPVSLDNDVTAAAIGAAQLMQLDGSVAYLNLGTGIAAGFVIDGQPMRGAHGVTGEIGHLAIDPRGRACPCGQRGCLETVASGSALRSFWRADANGRLLMSELAAGDPGAEDAFEALVTGAATAVRLLVLTLDPHTVVIGGGLRMLGAPLLDGIRDTLDAWAAASPFLANLNMSARILPLPANSPAAAVGAALSYRG
- a CDS encoding small multidrug efflux protein, whose amino-acid sequence is MTLIDTFQDLLGQVHELVQPLIIGAAGAVPYVEGHGGAIIGLAGGMNAVVATAAAIVGNFICVAVLVMLGSRARAAVLAREGARGDLEVPRKTPSARRQKFQRAFERYGVPGVSLLGPLLLPTQVTATMLAASGVTRSRILIWQAVAIVGWTVITAAVFSGILTAVS